A single region of the Thioalkalivibrio nitratireducens DSM 14787 genome encodes:
- a CDS encoding ATP-binding protein: MTLSLGLLYTVGVFYLALLFGIAFVAERSRTFGRIAGNPWVYTLSLGVYATSWTFYGNLGFLEDHGYLYLTIYLGVTLAFAATPWLLRPILQLAREHQLTSLADLFAFRYRSTLTGPLVALFMLTGILPYIALQIKAVAESAAVLTADTPPHLLALTFSATIALFAILFGARHISPREKHSGLVIAIAFESLVKLLALLIVAAIALYAVFGGLSGLDAWLDRHPEAVSALYEPVTGGGWYSLMVLAFAAAFLLPRQFHMLFTENINPQALNRAAWGFPLFLLLLNLPMPVLYWAGQAAGLTDNPNYYALGLAGWLESPALALLVFIGGVSAASAMMIVTTLALANMGMNYLSLPARLRERQSLPANLYRNLLWGRRIWIVLIIALGYGFYGLLQVVEGLAQLGLISFAAVTQFLPGLIGLMLWPRATRVGFLLGLVAGITGWFFALVAPLLANAGIWASAPRLQHAMGADGLDVWTFALTLSVGTNALLFVLGSMWSRPNQQEIEAGQACCPREPFYTSVDLPLARDVPEMEAELAATLGTMPARHEIERALDDLGLPRHTRSRRDLQRLRERIERNLSGLLGPVLARMIVDRHLRLDAAGRSSLSESLRRIEQQLEDARLPLTGLAAELDALRRFHRQILHELPLGVCSVTAGGEITGWNHALTQLTGVPTENAVGQVVERLERPWGGLLQAFLDSDDRQLYKLNLETRHGPRRLNLHKSSLELASGRREGHVILIEDVTARVQLENEVAHSDRLASIGRFAAGVAHEIGNPLAGIASLAQTLPLEDDPDEIRDIADDIIDQTRRINAIVQSLIAFAHSDTPPRSRFEPVDLDDVISEAIRLTRLAGRKDLHYAPVGIQGLSVEGARAKLLQVFINLLTNAEQASPPGATIRIRAQETGARVRVDIMDQGPGIEPSALDRLFEPFFTTKPAGQGTGLGLPVAYSIVQDHGGSLMAANAPEGGAMMILTLPLGRKA, translated from the coding sequence GTGACCCTTAGCCTCGGCCTGCTCTACACCGTCGGTGTCTTCTACCTGGCGCTGCTGTTCGGGATCGCGTTTGTCGCCGAACGCAGCCGCACGTTCGGCCGCATCGCGGGCAACCCGTGGGTCTACACGCTATCGCTGGGCGTGTACGCAACGTCCTGGACGTTCTACGGCAACCTGGGGTTTCTCGAGGACCACGGCTACCTGTACCTGACCATCTACCTCGGGGTCACGCTGGCCTTTGCCGCGACACCGTGGCTGCTGCGGCCGATCCTGCAACTCGCCCGCGAACACCAGCTCACCTCGCTTGCGGATCTGTTCGCGTTCCGGTACCGCAGCACGCTGACCGGGCCGCTGGTCGCGCTGTTCATGCTGACCGGGATCCTTCCGTACATCGCGCTGCAGATCAAGGCGGTGGCAGAATCGGCCGCGGTCCTCACCGCCGACACGCCGCCGCACCTGCTGGCGCTGACCTTCAGCGCCACCATCGCGCTGTTCGCGATCCTGTTCGGCGCCCGCCACATCTCGCCGCGGGAGAAGCATTCGGGGCTGGTCATCGCGATTGCGTTCGAGTCGCTGGTGAAACTCCTGGCGCTGCTGATCGTTGCCGCCATCGCCCTGTACGCGGTCTTCGGTGGCCTGTCGGGTCTCGACGCCTGGCTCGACCGGCACCCGGAGGCGGTCAGCGCACTGTACGAGCCGGTCACCGGCGGCGGCTGGTACAGCCTGATGGTGCTCGCCTTTGCCGCCGCCTTCCTGCTGCCGCGGCAGTTCCACATGCTGTTCACCGAGAACATCAATCCACAGGCGCTGAACCGGGCGGCCTGGGGATTCCCGCTGTTCCTGCTGTTGCTGAACCTGCCGATGCCGGTGCTGTACTGGGCCGGCCAGGCCGCGGGACTGACCGACAATCCCAACTACTACGCGCTGGGGCTCGCGGGCTGGCTCGAGTCTCCGGCCCTCGCGCTGCTGGTCTTCATCGGCGGCGTGTCGGCCGCCAGCGCGATGATGATCGTGACCACGCTGGCGCTGGCGAACATGGGCATGAACTACCTGTCCCTGCCCGCACGCCTGCGCGAACGCCAGAGCCTGCCGGCAAACCTGTACCGCAACCTGCTCTGGGGCCGGCGCATCTGGATCGTGCTGATCATCGCGCTGGGCTACGGTTTCTACGGCCTGCTGCAGGTCGTCGAGGGTCTGGCCCAGCTCGGCCTGATTTCCTTCGCCGCGGTGACCCAGTTCCTCCCCGGACTGATCGGGCTGATGCTGTGGCCGCGGGCAACCCGCGTCGGCTTCCTGCTGGGGCTCGTTGCCGGCATCACCGGCTGGTTCTTCGCGCTGGTCGCGCCGCTGCTCGCGAACGCCGGAATCTGGGCGTCGGCGCCACGACTCCAGCACGCGATGGGCGCCGACGGCCTGGATGTCTGGACCTTCGCCCTGACGCTCAGCGTCGGCACCAACGCGTTGCTGTTCGTGCTCGGATCGATGTGGTCCCGGCCGAATCAGCAGGAGATCGAGGCCGGCCAGGCCTGTTGTCCACGCGAGCCGTTCTACACCAGCGTCGACCTGCCTTTGGCCCGGGACGTGCCCGAGATGGAGGCGGAACTCGCCGCGACACTGGGTACGATGCCCGCCCGTCACGAGATCGAACGCGCACTGGACGACCTCGGCCTGCCGCGCCACACCCGCTCGCGGCGCGATCTGCAGCGCCTGCGCGAGCGTATCGAACGCAACCTCTCGGGGCTGCTCGGACCGGTGCTGGCGCGGATGATCGTCGACCGCCACCTGCGCCTGGACGCTGCCGGACGCTCCAGCCTCAGCGAGAGCCTGCGCCGGATCGAGCAGCAGCTGGAGGATGCTCGGCTGCCACTCACCGGGCTGGCGGCGGAACTCGACGCGCTGCGCCGTTTCCACCGGCAGATCCTGCACGAGTTGCCGTTGGGTGTCTGCAGCGTGACCGCCGGCGGCGAGATCACCGGCTGGAACCACGCGTTGACGCAACTGACCGGCGTCCCGACCGAGAACGCGGTGGGCCAGGTCGTCGAACGCCTGGAACGCCCCTGGGGCGGGTTGCTGCAGGCCTTTCTCGACAGCGACGACCGGCAGCTCTACAAACTGAACCTGGAAACCCGCCACGGTCCGCGGCGCCTGAACCTGCACAAGTCCTCGCTGGAGCTCGCGAGCGGACGCCGCGAAGGCCACGTGATCCTGATCGAGGACGTAACCGCCCGGGTGCAACTGGAGAACGAGGTCGCACACAGCGACCGGCTGGCCTCGATCGGCCGTTTCGCGGCCGGCGTCGCACACGAGATCGGCAACCCGCTGGCCGGGATCGCCTCGCTCGCACAGACGCTGCCGCTGGAGGACGACCCCGACGAGATTCGGGACATTGCCGACGACATCATCGACCAGACCCGGCGAATCAACGCGATCGTGCAGTCGCTGATCGCGTTCGCCCACTCGGACACACCTCCACGCAGCCGCTTCGAGCCGGTAGATCTCGACGACGTGATCTCGGAAGCGATCCGCCTCACCCGGCTGGCCGGGCGCAAGGATCTGCACTATGCGCCAGTCGGGATCCAGGGGCTGTCGGTGGAGGGTGCACGCGCCAAGCTGCTGCAGGTGTTCATCAACCTGCTGACCAACGCGGAACAGGCCTCGCCGCCCGGTGCCACGATCCGGATCCGCGCACAGGAGACCGGCGCCCGGGTGCGGGTCGACATCATGGACCAGGGGCCGGGCATCGAGCCTTCGGCACTGGACCGGCTGTTCGAGCCCTTCTTCACGACCAAGCCCGCCGGACAGGGCACCGGGCTCGGGCTGCCGGTCGCCTACAGCATTGTGCAGGACCACGGTGGTAGCCTAATGGCTGCGAACGCACCGGAAGGCGGTGCAATGATGATCCTGACACTGCCCCTCGGCAGAAAGGCATGA
- a CDS encoding sigma-54-dependent transcriptional regulator, with amino-acid sequence MTRILLVDDEAAIRRGVRRYLEHHGFEVALAEDLGAARIRAAEEPFDLLLADLRLPDGEGTTLIGEFPNLPTVIMTAYASVPSAVEAMKSGAIDYIAKPFDHDALLLTLRAALRSSTRREPPVRPPTETGPEHGLLGHSAAIETLRQQIRRVAATHSTVLIRGESGTGKEVAARAIHALSPRADKPFVPVNCASIPEGLVEAELFGHAQGAYTGAVKARAGLVEAADGGVLFLDEIGELAPAAQARLLRVLQEGEIRPVGANQARRVDIRLLAATHRDLEAMIEAQAFRADLYYRLRVLEIRIPPLRERLEDLERLVPHCLRELERRVGREGLTLSDDALARMQAYDWPGNVRELKNALERAAVLSEDSRIEWEHLGLDSPAVQPEGQPRGASLNDYFRRFVLENQTHMNETELARALGISRKTLWERRQREHLPRP; translated from the coding sequence ATGACACGCATCCTCCTGGTCGACGACGAGGCCGCGATCCGCCGGGGTGTGCGGCGCTACCTGGAACACCACGGGTTCGAGGTCGCACTGGCAGAAGATCTCGGCGCTGCCCGAATCCGCGCCGCGGAGGAACCCTTCGATCTGCTGCTGGCCGACCTGCGCCTGCCCGACGGCGAGGGCACCACACTGATCGGGGAGTTCCCGAACCTGCCGACGGTGATCATGACCGCCTACGCCTCGGTACCATCGGCGGTGGAGGCGATGAAGTCGGGGGCGATCGACTATATCGCCAAGCCTTTCGATCACGATGCTCTGCTGCTGACCCTGCGCGCGGCGCTGCGCAGCAGCACCCGCAGGGAGCCGCCTGTGCGCCCGCCAACGGAGACCGGCCCGGAGCACGGGCTGCTCGGGCACAGCGCGGCGATCGAGACCCTGCGCCAGCAGATTCGCCGGGTCGCGGCGACCCACTCGACGGTGCTGATCCGCGGCGAATCGGGTACCGGCAAGGAGGTCGCGGCACGCGCGATCCACGCGCTGAGCCCGCGGGCTGACAAGCCATTCGTCCCGGTGAACTGCGCGTCGATTCCGGAGGGACTGGTCGAAGCCGAACTGTTCGGACACGCCCAGGGCGCCTATACCGGCGCGGTCAAGGCGCGAGCCGGTCTGGTCGAGGCCGCCGACGGCGGCGTGCTGTTCCTCGACGAGATCGGTGAACTCGCGCCCGCCGCCCAGGCCCGGCTGCTGCGGGTGCTGCAGGAGGGCGAGATCCGCCCGGTCGGCGCAAACCAGGCGCGGCGGGTCGATATCCGGCTGCTGGCCGCGACCCATCGGGACCTCGAGGCGATGATCGAGGCGCAGGCGTTCCGGGCCGATCTCTATTACCGCCTGCGGGTGCTGGAAATCCGCATTCCGCCGCTGCGCGAGCGGCTGGAGGATCTGGAGCGGCTGGTTCCACACTGTCTGCGCGAACTGGAACGGCGCGTCGGCCGCGAGGGGCTGACCCTCAGCGACGACGCCCTCGCGCGCATGCAGGCGTACGACTGGCCGGGCAACGTTCGGGAGCTGAAAAACGCGCTGGAACGAGCGGCGGTGCTGTCCGAGGACAGCCGGATCGAATGGGAGCATCTCGGGCTCGACAGCCCCGCAGTCCAGCCCGAGGGCCAACCCCGCGGCGCCAGCCTGAACGATTACTTCCGGCGGTTCGTACTGGAAAACCAGACCCACATGAACGAGACCGAACTCGCCCGCGCCCTGGGGATCAGCCGCAAGACTCTCTGGGAACGCCGCCAGCGCGAACACCTGCCCAGGCCCTGA
- a CDS encoding DUF294 nucleotidyltransferase-like domain-containing protein → MSDALDTTREFLNAHAPFDRLEPDALEFLLPRLESRFYASGERITDPDAGPARRFHIIRQGRIRGENPSEDEQVSGKAWELVPGESFPIGALLGRRPVHTVHRALEDTLCLELSLEDFDRLRARSPVFNDFCSRRLASLLDRLHQGLIAGQLGHSGASGQLNTPLGARVTREPVTCSPDTPLRAALTTMRDQKVGSIVAVDGEGRPLGIFTMTDLLSRVTLEERPLDTPLRQVMTPDPIALPDSALGFEGIETMADHGMKHICVVANERLVGVLGERDLLSSHPLTLDRLVRGILRADAVSTIADHLREMPRLIGAVIHQGAEADQILRLITRINDHATRRVLTLLRSRHDIADIGFTWLAFGSQAREEQALTTDQDNGILFRCEPGQEDETRERLLPFAQGANQALAECGFELCPGDVMAGNPECCLSGAEWERRFSRWIDQGTPEHLLKSSIFFDLRAIDGDSGPVEKLRSELLHKTAFNSRFRRQMAANQMRFRPPLGLFGEIRSGSDGINVKLHGLTPFVDGARVMALAAELPATRTHERLDQAVSAEILREDDAHDYHAALRYLQMLRLRSQQQALAEGREGGNRIRPEELGALEGRVLKEAFRQARKLQGQLAVQYQL, encoded by the coding sequence ATGTCCGATGCGCTCGACACCACCCGGGAATTCCTGAACGCCCACGCGCCGTTCGACCGGCTCGAACCGGACGCACTGGAGTTCCTGCTGCCGCGCCTGGAGTCCCGTTTCTACGCCAGCGGCGAGCGCATCACCGACCCCGATGCCGGCCCGGCACGGCGCTTTCACATCATCCGCCAGGGTCGGATCCGCGGGGAGAATCCCAGCGAGGACGAGCAAGTCTCCGGCAAGGCCTGGGAACTGGTGCCCGGCGAGAGCTTTCCGATCGGCGCGCTGCTCGGACGGCGTCCGGTGCATACCGTGCATCGGGCGCTTGAAGACACGCTCTGCCTGGAACTCTCGCTCGAGGACTTCGACCGCCTGCGCGCCCGCTCGCCGGTCTTCAACGATTTCTGCTCGCGCCGGCTGGCCAGCCTGCTCGACCGACTCCACCAAGGACTGATCGCAGGCCAGCTGGGTCACTCCGGCGCCAGTGGACAGCTGAACACGCCGCTGGGCGCACGGGTTACCCGCGAGCCGGTCACCTGCAGCCCGGACACCCCGCTGCGCGCTGCGCTGACCACGATGCGCGACCAGAAGGTCGGCTCCATCGTCGCGGTGGATGGTGAAGGACGACCGCTGGGCATCTTCACGATGACCGACCTGCTCTCGCGGGTGACGCTCGAGGAACGGCCGCTGGATACGCCGCTGCGACAGGTGATGACACCGGACCCGATCGCCCTTCCGGACTCGGCGTTGGGTTTCGAGGGCATCGAGACCATGGCCGATCACGGCATGAAGCACATCTGCGTGGTCGCGAACGAACGCCTGGTCGGAGTGCTCGGCGAGCGCGACCTGCTGAGCTCCCACCCGCTGACGCTCGACCGGCTGGTGCGCGGGATCCTTCGTGCCGATGCCGTGTCCACGATCGCCGACCACCTGCGCGAGATGCCACGCCTGATCGGTGCGGTGATCCACCAGGGCGCCGAGGCCGACCAGATCCTGCGCCTGATCACGCGCATCAACGACCATGCCACACGGCGCGTGCTGACGCTGCTCCGCTCACGCCACGACATCGCGGACATCGGTTTCACCTGGCTGGCCTTCGGCTCGCAGGCGCGCGAGGAACAGGCGCTGACGACCGACCAGGACAACGGAATCCTGTTCCGCTGCGAGCCGGGACAAGAGGACGAGACCCGGGAACGCCTGCTGCCGTTCGCGCAGGGGGCCAACCAGGCGCTGGCGGAATGCGGGTTCGAACTCTGCCCCGGAGACGTGATGGCGGGGAACCCCGAGTGCTGCCTGAGCGGCGCCGAATGGGAGCGGCGCTTCAGCCGCTGGATCGATCAGGGGACGCCGGAGCATCTGCTGAAAAGCTCGATCTTCTTCGATCTGCGCGCGATCGACGGCGATTCAGGTCCGGTGGAGAAGCTGCGCTCCGAGCTGCTGCACAAGACGGCGTTCAACAGCCGCTTCCGGCGCCAGATGGCGGCCAACCAGATGCGATTCCGGCCGCCGCTGGGGCTGTTCGGCGAGATCCGCAGCGGCTCCGACGGCATCAACGTCAAGCTGCATGGGCTAACGCCGTTCGTCGATGGCGCGCGGGTGATGGCGCTGGCCGCGGAACTGCCCGCGACCCGTACCCACGAGCGCCTCGACCAGGCGGTGTCGGCCGAGATCCTGCGCGAGGACGACGCCCACGACTACCACGCCGCACTGCGCTACCTGCAGATGCTGCGCCTGCGCAGTCAGCAGCAGGCCCTGGCAGAGGGCCGCGAAGGCGGCAACCGCATCCGCCCGGAGGAACTCGGCGCCCTCGAGGGCCGTGTGCTCAAGGAGGCCTTCCGGCAGGCCCGCAAGCTGCAGGGGCAGCTTGCCGTTCAGTACCAGCTCTGA
- a CDS encoding DUF4212 domain-containing protein gives MTQQESRAAYWRANLRLLTILLTIWFVVSFGLGILLSQQLNHISLGGYPLGFWFAQQGSIYTFIVLIFVYAWRMSVLDRKFDVHED, from the coding sequence ATGACACAACAGGAAAGCAGGGCCGCCTACTGGCGGGCCAACCTGCGACTGCTGACCATCCTGCTGACCATCTGGTTCGTAGTGTCCTTCGGCCTCGGCATCCTGCTGTCGCAGCAGTTGAACCACATCAGCCTCGGTGGCTATCCGCTCGGCTTCTGGTTCGCCCAGCAAGGCTCGATCTACACCTTCATCGTGCTGATTTTCGTTTACGCCTGGCGCATGAGTGTGCTGGACCGCAAGTTCGACGTACACGAGGACTGA